One Aspergillus oryzae RIB40 DNA, chromosome 2 genomic window carries:
- a CDS encoding uncharacterized protein (predicted protein) → MPPKVAKGEYIETGEAVIRGDLYRTSTSSGASGDQGGQQPATSTPSVAITIGRYSYISKQAVLRPPSRLHRGVHSFYPLKIGDHVFVGERAVVEAASVGNHVHIGRDAVIGSMAILKDFAYVLDGAVVAPGMVVPSWCVVGGAPARIVGEVGEGYGVEGAEGGMARERYRLVGR, encoded by the exons ATGCCCCCCAAAGTTGCCAAGGGCGAATACATTGAGACA GGCGAGGCTGTTATCCGGGGTGACCTGTACCGTACTTCCACTAGTTCCGGTGCGAGCGGCGACCAGGGGGGACAACAGCCGGCGACGTCGACGCCATCTGTTGCGATTACGATCGGGCGCTATAGTTATATCTCGAAGCAGGCTGTGTTGAGGCCCCCGTCGAGGTTACATCGCGGCGTGCATTCGTTTTATCCGCTGAAGATTGGGGATCATGTCTTTGTGGGGGAGAGGGCGGTCGTTGAGGCGGCTAGTGTGGGGAACCATGTGCATATTGGGAGGGATGCGGTGATTGGGAGTATGGCTATCTTGAAGGATTTCGCGTATGTACTTGATGGGGCGGTTGTTGCGCCGGGCATGGTGGTGCCGAGTTGgtgtgttgttggtggtgcGCCGGCGAGGATCGTCGGCGAGGTTGGTGAGGGGTATGGGGTTGAGGGGGCCGAGGGGGGCATGGCGCGGGAGAGGTATCGGTTGGTTGGGAGGTAG